From Haloglomus litoreum, the proteins below share one genomic window:
- the sufB gene encoding Fe-S cluster assembly protein SufB, which produces MSSDQDHLKETDTEARFEFKKEEASAFKSEKGLTEETIRVISEDKDEPEWMLERRLRALRQFQEMPMPTDWPGQPDLSEVDIDEIVPYIRPDIDTRGGVDDWEDLPEDIKDTFDKLGIPEAEKNALSGVGAQYESEIVYQNMQERWEEKGVIFMDMDRAVQEHPEIVKEHFMTKCVPPSDNKFAALHGAIWSGGSFVYVPEDTTVNMPVQAYFRMNSEGMGQFEHTLIIAEENSEVHYIEGCSAPKYSSFNLHSGGVEVFVNEGAHVQYSTVQNWSKNTYNLNTKRAIAEKDATMEWVSGSMGSKATMLYPSTILKGPGATDNHITIAFAGEGQDIDTGAKVYHNAPNTKSTIESKSIAKDGGRTNYRGLVHISDGAENSSTSVECDALMFDNESTSDTMPYMEIEESKVDVAHEATVGKIGDEDVFYLQSRGLDDDDAKQMIVAGFIEPITEELPIEYAVELNRLIELEMEGSLG; this is translated from the coding sequence ATGAGTTCAGATCAAGACCACCTGAAGGAGACGGACACCGAGGCCCGCTTCGAGTTCAAGAAGGAGGAGGCCTCGGCGTTCAAATCCGAGAAGGGCCTGACCGAGGAGACCATCCGCGTCATCTCGGAGGACAAGGACGAGCCCGAGTGGATGCTGGAGCGGCGCCTGCGTGCGCTGCGCCAGTTCCAGGAGATGCCGATGCCGACCGACTGGCCCGGCCAGCCAGACCTCTCGGAGGTCGACATCGACGAGATCGTCCCGTACATCCGCCCCGACATCGACACGCGCGGCGGCGTCGACGACTGGGAGGACCTCCCCGAGGACATCAAGGACACGTTCGACAAGCTGGGCATCCCGGAGGCCGAGAAGAACGCGCTCTCCGGTGTCGGCGCCCAGTACGAGTCCGAGATCGTCTACCAGAACATGCAGGAGCGCTGGGAGGAGAAGGGTGTCATCTTCATGGACATGGACCGCGCGGTCCAGGAGCACCCCGAGATCGTCAAGGAGCACTTCATGACGAAGTGCGTGCCGCCGAGCGACAACAAGTTCGCCGCGCTCCACGGCGCCATCTGGTCCGGCGGCTCGTTCGTCTACGTCCCCGAGGACACGACGGTCAACATGCCGGTCCAGGCGTACTTCCGGATGAACTCGGAGGGGATGGGCCAGTTCGAGCACACGCTCATCATCGCCGAGGAGAACTCCGAGGTCCACTACATCGAGGGCTGCTCGGCCCCGAAGTACTCCTCGTTCAACCTCCACAGCGGGGGCGTCGAGGTGTTCGTCAACGAGGGCGCCCACGTCCAGTACTCGACCGTCCAGAACTGGTCGAAGAACACGTACAACCTGAACACGAAGCGCGCCATCGCCGAGAAGGACGCCACGATGGAGTGGGTCTCCGGCTCGATGGGCTCGAAGGCGACGATGCTGTACCCGTCGACCATCCTCAAGGGTCCCGGCGCGACGGACAACCACATCACCATCGCGTTCGCGGGCGAGGGGCAGGACATCGACACCGGCGCGAAGGTCTACCACAACGCGCCGAACACGAAGTCCACCATCGAGTCCAAATCCATCGCGAAGGACGGCGGCCGCACCAACTACCGCGGCCTCGTCCACATCTCGGACGGCGCGGAGAACTCCAGCACGAGCGTGGAGTGTGACGCGCTGATGTTCGACAACGAGTCCACCTCGGACACGATGCCGTACATGGAGATCGAGGAGTCGAAGGTGGACGTGGCCCACGAGGCGACGGTCGGCAAGATCGGCGACGAGGACGTGTTCTACCTCCAGTCGCGTGGCCTCGACGACGACGACGCCAAGCAGATGATCGTCGCCGGCTTCATCGAGCCCATCACGGAGGAACTGCCCATCGAGTACGCGGTCGAACTCAACCGCCTCATCGAGCTCGAGATGGAGGGGTCGCTGGGCTAA
- the sufD gene encoding Fe-S cluster assembly protein SufD, with amino-acid sequence MSVQLETISEETVRQLSEERDEPEWLLEQRLDALEALDDLPFPDVIQTPGRKWTDLADLDYESMVDPFSQTEEKEWEADEGIDVLPFHEAVEAEESLVRDAFGSVVDPETNYLTALSTALFTTGTVIYVPEGVDAEDVTIRTTMNGRSLFNYTLVVTEKSSSVTILERQETGEDLDGSRYYSGLTEIVGGENAYVQYGSLQDLDQTTYNYQLKEAEVDTYGTVDFIDVNIGSRLTKASVETHLNGDSSETKMVGAFYGHDDQHFDIDARVWHNAEHTTADLVTRGVIDDRARSVYEGVQNVGREAWDTSSYQRENTLMLSDESEADASPKLIINNHDTEASHSATVGQVDQQDLFYMTSRGVNERLAKNMLVEGFYVPVLEEIEVEELREELTERVRERLRQRE; translated from the coding sequence ATGTCGGTGCAACTCGAGACCATCAGCGAGGAGACGGTCCGACAGCTGAGCGAGGAGCGCGACGAGCCCGAGTGGCTCCTCGAGCAGCGGCTCGACGCCCTGGAGGCGCTCGACGACCTGCCGTTCCCGGACGTCATCCAGACACCCGGCCGCAAGTGGACGGACCTGGCAGACCTCGACTACGAGTCGATGGTCGATCCGTTCTCCCAGACCGAGGAGAAGGAGTGGGAGGCCGACGAGGGCATCGACGTCCTCCCGTTCCACGAGGCCGTCGAGGCCGAGGAGTCCCTGGTTCGGGACGCCTTCGGCTCCGTCGTCGACCCGGAGACGAACTACCTGACCGCGCTGTCGACGGCGCTGTTCACCACGGGGACGGTCATCTACGTTCCGGAGGGCGTCGACGCCGAGGACGTGACCATCCGGACGACGATGAACGGCCGGTCGCTGTTCAACTACACCCTGGTCGTCACCGAGAAATCGTCGTCGGTGACCATCCTGGAGCGCCAGGAGACGGGCGAGGACCTCGACGGGTCGCGCTACTACTCCGGGCTGACCGAGATCGTCGGCGGCGAGAACGCCTACGTCCAGTACGGCAGCCTGCAGGACCTCGACCAGACGACGTACAACTACCAGCTGAAGGAGGCCGAGGTCGACACCTACGGCACGGTCGACTTCATCGACGTGAACATCGGCTCGCGCCTGACGAAGGCCTCCGTCGAGACGCACCTGAACGGTGACTCCTCGGAGACGAAGATGGTCGGGGCCTTCTACGGCCACGACGACCAGCACTTCGACATCGACGCACGCGTCTGGCACAACGCCGAGCACACGACCGCCGACCTCGTCACGCGCGGGGTCATCGACGACCGCGCGCGCTCGGTGTACGAGGGCGTCCAGAACGTCGGCCGCGAGGCCTGGGACACCAGTAGCTACCAGCGCGAGAACACGCTGATGCTGAGCGACGAGTCCGAGGCCGACGCCTCGCCGAAGCTCATCATCAACAACCACGACACCGAGGCCAGCCACTCCGCGACGGTCGGACAGGTCGACCAGCAGGACCTGTTCTACATGACCTCGCGCGGCGTGAACGAGCGTCTGGCGAAGAACATGCTCGTCGAGGGGTTCTACGTCCCCGTCCTCGAGGAGATCGAGGTCGAGGAACTCCGCGAGGAGCTCACCGAGCGGGTGCGCGAACGGCTCCGGCAGCGGGAGTAA
- a CDS encoding ribbon-helix-helix protein, CopG family has product MGNKNKTISFRVNEESFEALQSIAEERDISLSAVFRDYVEMLVAHDGQVQVVPEHQLDDSTTSPAESFPPKVEVPKSFVREHERLELESEHLREQLDEYKKYVTKLSQKLEEEESEEVIHLDDLDAGEEEEEPSFRLG; this is encoded by the coding sequence ATGGGCAACAAGAACAAGACCATCTCGTTCAGGGTCAACGAGGAGTCGTTCGAGGCCCTGCAGAGCATCGCCGAGGAGCGCGACATCTCGCTCTCGGCGGTCTTCCGGGACTACGTCGAGATGCTCGTTGCCCACGACGGACAGGTCCAGGTCGTCCCCGAGCACCAGCTCGACGACTCGACCACCTCGCCAGCCGAGTCCTTCCCGCCGAAGGTCGAGGTGCCCAAATCGTTCGTCCGCGAGCACGAGCGCCTCGAACTCGAGTCCGAGCACCTCCGCGAGCAGCTCGACGAGTACAAGAAGTACGTCACGAAGCTCTCGCAGAAGCTCGAGGAGGAGGAGAGCGAGGAGGTCATCCACCTCGACGACCTCGATGCCGGCGAGGAAGAGGAGGAGCCGTCGTTCCGCCTCGGCTGA
- a CDS encoding DUF309 domain-containing protein, whose translation MDDHTRDPTVGPPARGDPAGWRDDGRWEHATLRRATEHGVRLYNSGEFHDSHDCFEDEWYNYGRGSIESKFLHGMVQVAAGAYKHFDFEDDDGMRSLFRTALQYLHGVPRDFYGVDVLDVRTVLTNALEDPAVLHGWRITLDGHEEAAGEADFAYAESLEH comes from the coding sequence ATGGACGACCACACCCGCGACCCGACCGTGGGGCCGCCGGCCCGCGGCGACCCGGCGGGGTGGCGCGATGACGGCCGCTGGGAGCACGCCACCCTGCGGCGCGCGACCGAACACGGGGTGCGTCTCTACAATTCGGGTGAGTTCCACGACTCACACGACTGCTTCGAGGACGAGTGGTACAACTACGGGCGCGGCTCCATCGAGAGCAAGTTCCTCCACGGGATGGTGCAGGTCGCCGCCGGCGCGTACAAGCACTTCGACTTCGAGGACGACGACGGCATGCGGAGTCTCTTCCGCACGGCGCTCCAGTACCTCCATGGCGTCCCCCGGGACTTCTACGGCGTCGACGTGCTCGACGTGCGGACCGTCCTGACGAACGCGCTCGAGGACCCGGCGGTCCTCCACGGGTGGCGTATCACCCTCGACGGTCACGAGGAGGCGGCCGGCGAGGCGGACTTCGCATACGCCGAGTCGCTGGAGCACTGA
- a CDS encoding inositol monophosphatase family protein, whose product MTDKSSDEQGLSGRARAADAAARAGAAVAAEAFRTDIAVEAKTNATDFVTEADRDAQAAVVTALRERGFEGPVVGEEEADEVVDAVPETGPAWVVDPIDGTNNFVRGVPVWTTSVAAVVDGAAVAGASAAPMLEDVFVADGTAAWLNDQPMAVSERTDPAEFAVAPTLWWGHDRRAEFAAACREIVERFDDLRRFGTVQYSLAAVAMGALEGAITNVRGAPWDTVAGAHLVERAGGTVTDIHGEPWRHDAQGLVASNGEAHDEVLAAARAIEAERPD is encoded by the coding sequence GTGACCGACAAGTCGAGCGACGAGCAGGGGCTGTCCGGGCGGGCGCGGGCGGCCGACGCGGCGGCGCGGGCCGGCGCGGCGGTGGCCGCAGAGGCGTTCCGGACGGACATCGCGGTGGAGGCGAAGACGAACGCGACGGACTTCGTGACCGAGGCCGACCGGGACGCCCAGGCGGCCGTGGTCACGGCGCTCCGCGAGCGCGGGTTCGAGGGTCCGGTCGTGGGCGAGGAGGAGGCCGACGAGGTGGTCGACGCGGTGCCGGAGACGGGGCCGGCGTGGGTCGTCGACCCCATCGACGGGACCAACAACTTCGTCCGGGGGGTCCCGGTCTGGACGACCAGCGTCGCGGCCGTCGTCGACGGGGCGGCCGTCGCGGGGGCGAGCGCGGCCCCCATGCTGGAGGACGTCTTCGTCGCCGATGGGACCGCCGCGTGGCTCAACGACCAGCCCATGGCGGTGAGCGAGCGGACCGACCCCGCCGAGTTCGCCGTGGCGCCGACGCTGTGGTGGGGCCACGACCGGCGCGCGGAGTTCGCCGCCGCCTGCCGCGAGATCGTCGAGCGGTTCGACGACCTCCGGCGGTTCGGCACCGTCCAGTACAGCCTCGCCGCGGTGGCGATGGGAGCGCTCGAGGGTGCCATCACGAACGTCCGCGGGGCTCCGTGGGACACGGTGGCCGGCGCACACCTCGTCGAGCGGGCTGGCGGGACCGTCACGGACATCCACGGCGAGCCGTGGCGCCACGACGCACAGGGGCTGGTCGCCTCGAACGGCGAGGCCCACGACGAGGTGCTCGCGGCCGCCCGGGCCATCGAGGCCGAGCGCCCGGACTGA
- a CDS encoding thrombospondin type 3 repeat-containing protein, protein MRRLPAVVLACCILLATGGAPAAATVSNASDVATGGAAATGNAAAASRPADGTVRHIIRLADPGSVEVELGVGVTEPTTEFRVTLPADAEVTATDGFDRVDTSTYEWDGRTDGPTVTYRAPVNRTVGDSIRFAATDGWALVDMTDLDVAFSWRSLGPTSYDRRFAVPDGYGGRSMAYLGEYRLANASAAGQQFTVVHPTVVSTNASAAAYAETLAGVADDIRVGARDPTVTAFIAPPPIGADGGEGGVGGLATSADMWVAADAATMAGPDGTRVSEPIFVHEYVHTRQNYSLAADMAWFTESSAFYYMTVTPHQRGTITERRFDRRFRVADRSRDATLTGTTAAQYRAWATKGPRTLAALDRRIRTATNGSRSLQDVFRRVNEHEGNVTYAEFRSMVAATAVEPQDEWLDRHVDGPALAPRPDPDAYPGPGVTVDPGAAEWRRGDEWVSLSETPLPAGIPLEVRHPEAGVVVRPADATAAVNVTGGDPATVRLPAGEAGLRVETFYGRQPTVLTVTTSEDVDGDGVTNAAELEQGSDPYDASSSTATPEPGPLDGGGDGDGAGTDEGPALGDGPGFGLTTALAAGAALLTWLVGRSRWRD, encoded by the coding sequence ATGCGAAGGCTGCCGGCCGTCGTCCTCGCGTGTTGCATCCTCCTCGCGACGGGCGGCGCTCCGGCGGCAGCGACAGTCTCGAACGCGTCCGACGTGGCCACAGGTGGTGCAGCGGCCACCGGCAACGCGGCTGCCGCGAGCCGGCCCGCCGACGGGACCGTACGCCACATCATCCGGCTGGCCGACCCCGGGTCCGTCGAGGTCGAACTCGGCGTGGGCGTCACGGAGCCGACCACCGAGTTCCGGGTCACGCTCCCCGCCGATGCCGAGGTGACCGCCACGGACGGGTTCGACCGGGTCGATACGAGTACCTACGAGTGGGACGGCCGGACCGACGGGCCCACGGTGACCTACCGGGCGCCGGTCAACCGGACGGTCGGCGACAGCATCCGGTTCGCCGCCACCGATGGCTGGGCGCTGGTCGACATGACGGACCTCGACGTCGCCTTCTCCTGGCGGAGCCTCGGCCCGACGAGCTACGACCGACGGTTCGCCGTCCCGGACGGCTACGGGGGCCGCTCGATGGCCTACCTCGGGGAGTACCGACTGGCGAACGCCTCGGCCGCCGGCCAGCAGTTCACCGTCGTCCACCCGACAGTCGTCTCGACGAACGCGAGCGCGGCGGCGTACGCGGAGACGCTGGCAGGGGTCGCCGACGACATCAGGGTCGGGGCTCGCGACCCGACAGTCACGGCGTTCATCGCGCCGCCGCCCATCGGCGCCGACGGCGGCGAGGGCGGTGTCGGCGGCCTGGCGACGAGCGCGGACATGTGGGTCGCCGCGGACGCGGCCACGATGGCTGGACCGGACGGGACGCGAGTGAGCGAGCCCATCTTCGTCCACGAGTACGTCCACACGCGGCAGAACTACAGCCTCGCGGCCGACATGGCCTGGTTCACGGAGTCGAGCGCGTTCTACTACATGACGGTGACACCCCACCAGCGCGGCACCATCACGGAGCGCCGCTTCGACCGCCGATTCCGGGTGGCCGACCGCTCCCGGGACGCCACCCTCACGGGGACGACGGCAGCGCAGTACCGCGCGTGGGCCACGAAGGGGCCCCGGACCCTGGCCGCACTCGACCGGCGCATCCGCACCGCGACGAACGGCTCGCGCAGCCTGCAGGACGTCTTCCGGCGGGTGAACGAACACGAGGGGAACGTCACGTACGCGGAGTTCCGGTCGATGGTCGCCGCGACCGCGGTCGAGCCCCAGGACGAGTGGCTCGACCGCCACGTCGACGGTCCGGCGCTCGCACCCAGGCCCGACCCGGACGCCTACCCCGGTCCGGGTGTGACCGTCGACCCGGGCGCCGCGGAGTGGCGTCGGGGCGACGAGTGGGTCTCGCTCTCCGAGACGCCGCTCCCAGCGGGCATCCCGCTGGAGGTTCGACATCCCGAGGCCGGCGTCGTCGTCCGACCGGCGGACGCGACGGCGGCCGTGAACGTCACCGGCGGTGACCCGGCCACCGTGCGGTTGCCCGCCGGGGAGGCCGGCCTGCGCGTCGAGACGTTCTACGGCCGGCAGCCGACGGTCCTCACCGTCACGACGAGCGAGGACGTGGACGGCGACGGTGTCACTAATGCCGCGGAACTGGAGCAGGGGAGCGACCCGTACGACGCGAGCAGTTCGACGGCGACGCCGGAACCGGGGCCGCTCGACGGGGGCGGAGACGGGGACGGGGCCGGGACCGACGAGGGGCCCGCCCTCGGTGACGGCCCCGGGTTCGGGCTCACCACCGCGCTGGCTGCGGGGGCCGCCCTCCTGACCTGGCTCGTCGGCCGCTCACGATGGCGAGACTGA